A region of the Verrucomicrobiota bacterium genome:
AGCTTCCATTGCGAGGCCTTCCGCTAACGCTCCAGCCCCCTCCATTCCACCTCTCCAACGACAACAAACTAACCACCTCACCCCTCACTTCAGCTTCAACTAAATCCAACTCTTTTTGGCTCCGTTAGGGAGACCACTTCAAAGAACTCAATGGCATTTGGTTGGTCCAAGACACCCCTCCAAAGCTGTTTTCAGAGATACTTGGTGGGCTCAGGGAATTAAAAGAACAGGGTAGGGGAGAATCGAGATTCCACTACATCCACCTGCTGAATCAAGTGTGAGAATGATCGGTGAGGTTTAGAACCCTTTTGCTTCGAGCGCTTGGTTCCATTTCGCTAGCTGATCGGCCTCGGCTTCGAAGAGGGCGGTGCAGTCGTCGTGGATGGTGACCTTTTTGATTTTGTCCCCGCCTTCAATGATGTCGATGACGTTTTGGCTTTCCTTGGCTTCGCCGAAGACGGTGTGTTTGCCGTCTAGCCAAGGTGTGGCGACGTGGGTGATGAAGAATTGGCTGCCGTTGGTGCCGGGGCCGGCGTTGGCCATGGAGAGGATTCCAGGTTTGTCATGCTTGAGGTGGGCTTTGCATTCGTCCCCGAA
Encoded here:
- a CDS encoding peptidylprolyl isomerase, whose amino-acid sequence is MSQELPLTIKITLHTEKGEIHLTLFPSETPLTCANFLHLAQRGFYDGLTFHRVIPDFMIQGGDPNGTGSGGPGYQFGDECKAHLKHDKPGILSMANAGPGTNGSQFFITHVATPWLDGKHTVFGEAKESQNVIDIIEGGDKIKKVTIHDDCTALFEAEADQLAKWNQALEAKGF